ATTCTTCTCAATGTCTTATTGACTGCTATCTAAGCAATTTATCAAGTCTGGTGATGGCTGGTACTACCTGAAGGCAAAGGGTGAACTTCATACAGAACTAGCTTTCAAAACCGAACCAGATGGTCTGGTGACCGTCGTTGACAAACCAAAAGAAGAAAAATAAAAAAACAGAAAGACTTTCAAATTAGATTACACAAACCGCAAGCAATAGCTTGCGGTTTTTTTGTTTGCAATAATAAAAGCAGTGACCGAAATCAATGCTTATCAGCTGTAGCAAATTCATAGAGCTTTTCTGCCGTTAGAAGCGCCATTTTATCCATGCTTGTTTTTCCTTTTCTAAGATCAGAAACAGTAGTCCATGGAACTCCAGCACCTTGTGAAATAGTAGAAGTAGATATAGAACTGTCTAATAATTCTTGAATAACTTTTCTCATATTCTTTACCTCAATTTTTTATCTTAATCATATTATATAACGGAGAACCGAGGTGTCAAGTGTTTTAATAAATTATTTCAAAATATTTTCACCCTAAACCTGCCCCAAAAAACTTATTATTTTATATTTTTCAATCGTTTTTTTTTTATAAAAATCATAAATGACAACAAATCAGAAAGATTGATATATATTATTATGTTTGCAGGGGGCAGTAATTCAATCAAAAAGCACTGAATGATCAGTGTTTTTTGTCTTAAAATAGAAACCATTTCAGATGAAAATGGAGGTGTGGTATAATAGGAGAAAGTATAAGTGCTTATTTGAAGGGGAATTTCTCTCCTTATTATGAGTATTAGGATTTAGTTTTCTGAGAAAAATAATGATGTTTGAGCAAAGAAGGAAATGGAATGAAAATTTCTGGGACAAGTGGTAACGTTACTTTTGACTATGAAAATGGCTATGTTCTAAAAGCAGAGGGAGAGTTGTTGACTGTTGGTAGCTTTATTGTATATAGGTCAAGCATACAGAATTGGGAGCCACCTTACAATCACATTCCTATCACACAGAACGAGATAGATAAACTTGTCGAGGAAGTGAACTCCATGATGACGGAGCAAACAATCCAGATCGAATTTATCTGAGTTAGAGTAGGAGAAGGATGATGAAAATCGATTACAGTGAACGGATAGTCATATGGGATTGGAATGGTTGTGTAATAAAGATAGAACTACCAGATATCATTCATGCGGAATATAATAAAGATGAGAACAT
The sequence above is a segment of the Streptococcus oralis ATCC 35037 genome. Coding sequences within it:
- a CDS encoding Imm74 family immunity protein — its product is MKISGTSGNVTFDYENGYVLKAEGELLTVGSFIVYRSSIQNWEPPYNHIPITQNEIDKLVEEVNSMMTEQTIQIEFI